Proteins from a genomic interval of Chryseobacterium indologenes:
- a CDS encoding helix-turn-helix transcriptional regulator, with amino-acid sequence MKTPEKVSSISALHRFLGLRKPSNPLISVFNFDDVQLEPETILSTVITDFYVVALKKDCAGGKCKYGQQYYDFEEGFMYFIAPHQVLQFEDILLNGVKGFVLVVHPDFFQGYPLASTVKDYGFFSYATNEALHLSEKEEKSVMDIISNVEQEIDANMDSFTQDLLVSNLELLLKYSDRFYNRQFLTRKKVNNDLLSKLENLLDDYFRKDKLIINGIPSVHFVANELNLSANYLSDMLRVQTGQTTQQHIQNRLIEKAKELLSTTAMSVSEIAYQLGFEHPQSFHRLFKNRTSFSPLEFRASFN; translated from the coding sequence ATGAAAACTCCGGAAAAAGTTTCATCCATCAGTGCACTGCACCGGTTTTTAGGATTGAGGAAACCTTCAAATCCTTTGATCAGTGTATTTAATTTTGATGATGTACAATTGGAGCCTGAAACCATTCTCAGTACCGTAATAACCGATTTTTATGTAGTTGCCCTGAAAAAAGACTGCGCAGGTGGAAAATGCAAATATGGGCAGCAGTATTATGATTTTGAGGAAGGGTTTATGTACTTTATTGCACCTCATCAGGTTCTGCAGTTTGAAGATATTCTTTTAAACGGTGTAAAAGGCTTTGTATTGGTTGTTCATCCTGACTTTTTCCAAGGGTATCCTTTGGCTTCAACAGTGAAGGACTATGGTTTTTTCTCGTACGCAACCAACGAAGCGCTACATCTTTCCGAAAAAGAGGAAAAATCTGTGATGGATATTATCAGTAATGTAGAACAGGAAATAGATGCCAATATGGATTCTTTTACGCAGGATTTACTGGTCTCTAATCTTGAGCTTTTATTGAAATACAGTGATCGTTTTTATAACCGACAGTTTTTAACCCGGAAAAAGGTGAACAATGATTTACTTTCAAAACTGGAAAATTTACTGGATGATTATTTCAGAAAGGATAAATTGATTATTAATGGGATTCCTTCTGTTCATTTTGTAGCCAATGAACTGAATTTAAGTGCAAATTACCTCAGCGATATGCTTAGGGTACAAACAGGGCAGACCACGCAGCAGCATATCCAAAACAGACTAATTGAAAAGGCCAAGGAATTGTTGTCTACAACAGCTATGTCGGTTTCTGAAATCGCTTACCAGCTGGGATTTGAGCATCCGCAGTCTTTCCATCGTCTGTTTAAAAACCGTACTTCTTTCTCTCCACTGGAATTCAGGGCTTCATTTAATTGA
- the egtD gene encoding L-histidine N(alpha)-methyltransferase: MNRQLKQDYYLKNDRAQTFHSDVLKGLSADPKKLSSKYFYDTTGDRLFQQIMAMPEYYLTNCELEIFQNKTEELTRAISNINESFDLIEMGAGDAMKSSYLLKNLVDKGTDFTYMPIDISGNILNVLQQNLKKKLPDLEIFPLEGDYFDMLDKATGISKRKKVVLFLGGNIGNMEIEEARHFCSEVKRKLNTGDLFLVGFDLKKNPHTILAAYNDPAGITASFNLNLLTRINHELKADFKVDQFQHYQNYDPVSGACRSFLVSLCDQEVQVAGHSFHFKENELIDMEISQKFSEQDIKKLAADSGFHILMEVKDAKNWFVDSIWMV, from the coding sequence ATGAATAGACAGTTAAAACAGGATTATTATCTTAAAAATGACCGTGCCCAGACTTTTCATTCAGACGTTTTAAAAGGCCTGTCCGCTGATCCGAAAAAATTATCTTCAAAATATTTTTATGATACAACAGGAGACCGCCTTTTTCAACAGATTATGGCGATGCCGGAGTACTACCTTACCAATTGTGAGCTGGAAATTTTTCAAAATAAAACAGAAGAACTCACCAGGGCAATTTCCAATATCAATGAGTCTTTTGACCTTATAGAAATGGGAGCAGGAGATGCTATGAAATCTTCTTATCTCCTTAAAAATTTAGTAGACAAAGGAACGGATTTTACCTACATGCCCATCGACATCTCAGGTAATATTCTCAATGTTTTGCAGCAGAACCTAAAGAAAAAGTTACCTGACCTGGAAATTTTTCCGTTGGAAGGTGACTATTTTGATATGCTTGATAAAGCCACCGGCATTTCAAAAAGAAAAAAAGTAGTGCTTTTCTTGGGCGGCAATATTGGCAATATGGAAATAGAAGAAGCCAGACATTTCTGCAGCGAGGTGAAAAGGAAACTCAATACCGGAGATTTATTTCTGGTAGGCTTTGATCTCAAGAAAAACCCACATACGATTCTTGCAGCATATAATGATCCTGCGGGTATTACCGCTTCGTTTAACCTTAATCTCCTGACCAGGATCAATCATGAGCTGAAAGCCGATTTCAAGGTAGATCAGTTTCAGCATTATCAGAATTATGACCCCGTTTCAGGTGCTTGCAGGAGCTTTCTGGTAAGTCTTTGTGATCAGGAGGTTCAGGTCGCAGGCCATTCGTTTCATTTCAAAGAAAATGAACTGATCGATATGGAAATTTCTCAGAAATTCTCGGAACAGGATATCAAAAAACTGGCCGCAGATTCTGGTTTTCATATCCTTATGGAAGTTAAAGACGCTAAAAACTGGTTTGTAGACTCGATCTGGATGGTATAA
- a CDS encoding ABC transporter permease, producing MSEQNFWQFITEQHEKLLTQVVQHLGLTFLSLFLAIIIGVPLGILIARKRKLSGSVLGIAGILQTIPSIALLGFMIPAFGIGATPAIVALLIYALLPIIRNTYTGITEVDPAVTEAAKAMGMNRTQRLFKVELPLAMPVIIAGIRTAAVINVGVATLASFVAAGGLGEFIFGGISLNNTNMILAGAIPAALLAVVLDQTIAVLQKLSYKSVKKYNILCLPYW from the coding sequence ATGAGTGAGCAGAATTTTTGGCAATTTATTACCGAACAACACGAAAAATTGCTCACGCAGGTTGTTCAGCATCTGGGACTTACTTTTTTGTCTCTGTTTCTGGCCATCATTATCGGTGTACCCTTGGGGATTTTAATTGCCCGGAAAAGAAAACTATCAGGTTCTGTTTTAGGAATAGCAGGAATTTTACAAACCATCCCGAGCATTGCTTTGCTGGGTTTTATGATTCCCGCGTTCGGAATCGGAGCTACTCCGGCCATTGTAGCCTTACTGATTTATGCCCTTTTACCCATCATCAGAAATACTTATACAGGAATCACAGAAGTAGATCCGGCGGTGACTGAAGCAGCCAAAGCAATGGGAATGAACAGAACACAAAGGCTTTTCAAAGTTGAGCTTCCTTTAGCAATGCCGGTAATCATTGCAGGCATCAGGACGGCGGCTGTCATCAATGTGGGAGTGGCAACCCTGGCTTCCTTTGTTGCTGCAGGCGGTTTGGGGGAATTTATTTTTGGGGGAATTTCACTGAACAATACCAATATGATTCTGGCGGGAGCAATTCCGGCGGCTTTACTGGCTGTTGTTCTGGACCAGACTATCGCTGTGTTACAGAAATTGAGCTACAAGTCGGTAAAAAAATACAATATATTGTGCCTGCCCTATTGGTGA
- a CDS encoding type 1 glutamine amidotransferase domain-containing protein, with the protein MNTLKILIIVTNVNIYASGHLKTGLWLSELTHIYHAAREKGYDITIASPDGGNVPVDPESLKPFVLDKISTTYWNDVSFRQLLNNSQRLSDVSDIQYELVYLAGGHGTMYDFPDDRAIQSVVKKQYEGGRLVAAICHGVGGLLNVKLSNGEYLIKDKSMTGFDWFEETIARRKREVPFNLEAAIKERGADLKKAFIPMTSNVVVADHLITGQNPFSSKEMAKEVMKHLEKQ; encoded by the coding sequence ATGAACACCTTAAAAATTTTAATCATTGTAACCAATGTCAACATATATGCCAGCGGTCATCTGAAAACAGGCCTCTGGCTTAGTGAACTTACCCATATCTATCACGCTGCCAGAGAAAAAGGATATGATATCACCATTGCGAGTCCAGATGGCGGTAATGTACCGGTAGATCCGGAAAGCCTCAAGCCTTTTGTTCTGGATAAAATTTCCACGACTTACTGGAATGATGTTTCTTTCCGGCAATTACTGAACAACAGCCAGCGGTTAAGTGATGTTTCCGATATTCAGTACGAATTGGTGTATCTGGCCGGCGGACATGGAACCATGTATGATTTTCCGGACGACAGAGCCATACAATCCGTAGTTAAAAAACAATACGAAGGCGGAAGACTGGTAGCCGCAATTTGTCATGGTGTAGGTGGGCTTCTGAATGTAAAACTTTCCAATGGGGAATATCTGATCAAGGATAAATCTATGACTGGTTTTGATTGGTTTGAAGAAACCATTGCCAGACGTAAAAGAGAAGTTCCTTTTAACCTGGAAGCCGCTATCAAAGAACGGGGTGCAGATCTGAAGAAAGCTTTCATTCCCATGACTTCAAATGTTGTGGTGGCAGATCATCTTATTACCGGACAAAATCCGTTCAGTTCAAAGGAGATGGCAAAAGAGGTGATGAAGCATCTTGAAAAACAATAA
- a CDS encoding pyridoxal phosphate-dependent aminotransferase, whose translation MKYNFDKIIERRGSHSVKWDWGKEDILPMWVADMDFQTAPEVIQAISEKVLHGIFGYGTIPKNFHDSVIDWWETNHNFRIEKDWLLPATGVLPSISAIIRTFVRPDEKIILQPPVYNHFFSILENYGCSIVCNDLKYEAGNYTIDFDDLEKKASDPKTKLLLLCNPHNPVGKVWTREDLEKIAEICSRNKVMVVSDEIHSDLIFNDRKHIPFVSVARDYDLQSVTCGSPCKTFNFSGMPVSYLISQDKAILEQTFKTLELQENCYANPIAMEALMAAYTKGYEWKHELKNYLYENFILLENFCSEELPEIKVIPLEATYLVWLDCRAFGITSDELSKILLMKGKVWLNSGTMYGKSGEGFLRINIGCPRAVLKEGLERLKKALKE comes from the coding sequence ATGAAATACAATTTCGACAAAATCATAGAGAGAAGAGGAAGTCATTCCGTAAAGTGGGATTGGGGTAAAGAAGATATTTTACCCATGTGGGTGGCTGATATGGATTTCCAAACTGCTCCGGAAGTGATTCAGGCTATCTCTGAAAAAGTGTTACATGGTATTTTCGGATATGGTACCATTCCTAAAAATTTTCATGATTCAGTCATTGATTGGTGGGAGACGAACCATAATTTTAGAATAGAAAAAGACTGGCTCTTACCTGCGACGGGAGTTCTGCCCTCCATTTCGGCCATCATCCGTACTTTTGTGAGGCCCGACGAAAAGATTATTTTGCAGCCTCCTGTTTATAATCATTTTTTTTCCATTTTAGAAAATTACGGGTGTTCTATTGTTTGCAATGATCTGAAATACGAAGCCGGAAACTATACGATTGATTTTGATGATCTGGAGAAAAAAGCTTCGGACCCCAAAACGAAACTCCTGTTACTTTGTAATCCTCATAACCCGGTCGGAAAAGTATGGACCAGAGAGGATTTAGAAAAAATAGCTGAGATCTGTTCACGGAATAAGGTAATGGTGGTTTCTGATGAAATTCATTCTGACTTGATTTTTAATGACCGAAAGCATATTCCGTTTGTTTCGGTTGCCCGCGACTATGACCTTCAATCCGTGACTTGCGGCTCGCCCTGCAAGACTTTTAATTTTTCAGGGATGCCCGTATCATATCTTATTTCCCAGGATAAAGCTATATTGGAACAGACTTTTAAAACTTTAGAGCTTCAGGAGAACTGTTATGCTAACCCCATTGCGATGGAAGCTTTGATGGCGGCCTATACCAAAGGATATGAATGGAAGCATGAGCTGAAAAATTATCTGTATGAGAACTTTATATTGCTGGAAAATTTTTGCAGTGAAGAGTTGCCGGAAATTAAAGTGATTCCTTTGGAAGCTACCTATCTGGTTTGGCTGGATTGCAGAGCGTTCGGTATAACTTCTGATGAATTGTCGAAGATTCTTTTGATGAAGGGAAAAGTCTGGCTCAATTCGGGAACGATGTATGGTAAAAGTGGTGAAGGCTTTCTAAGAATCAATATCGGATGTCCGAGGGCAGTTCTGAAGGAAGGCCTTGAACGCCTGAAAAAAGCTTTGAAAGAATAA
- a CDS encoding adenosine kinase gives MMRKYFTYALLFGFPLLGAQTKADGQSAYQQKWTLLEKENAAQAFDADIQLSDAESVLDKKLFQLRKQFLAETEKQKIPIYNSSFNQIKPLIESTALFKIIQKMPKGGLLHTHSGGLASMKWVISAARKYKECYVFDQKDTKDFIYGQLAFFENGKVPQGFVSLDKKLTAQPDFEKELLGLLTLKRDNLSNYNDYWIEFEKRFTRINLLLPYRPFFKEYYKEGFRELLKDNVQHVEIRYVFDELYDFQHGKYPLTKTVTDLQDIVKEIRTSDPQFSLKLIYSSFKFLDPESIEKQLETAFALKKEFPDMISGFDLVADEAAGHSINSFQKNWNKLNELAGKYGVNMPLFLHAGETTSVFNKNILDVSLLDNKRIGHGLNLIYFPESMKLVKKQDKLVEVSPISNQILGYVSDMRNHPARVLLSHGIQCSINSDDPSVYGYEGLSYDFWTAFAYWELDVKALKKLVFNSINYSSLNNKEKETAIAHLNTQWNDFVQKANSQLK, from the coding sequence ATGATGAGAAAATACTTTACTTACGCTCTGCTTTTTGGATTTCCTTTGCTGGGAGCCCAAACCAAGGCGGACGGACAATCTGCATATCAGCAGAAGTGGACATTATTAGAAAAAGAAAATGCAGCACAGGCTTTTGATGCCGATATTCAGCTATCTGATGCCGAATCGGTATTGGACAAAAAACTATTTCAGCTAAGAAAGCAGTTTCTGGCTGAAACAGAGAAACAAAAAATCCCGATATATAATAGTTCTTTTAATCAGATAAAACCATTGATTGAAAGCACTGCACTATTTAAGATTATTCAGAAAATGCCTAAAGGTGGTTTGCTGCACACCCATAGCGGAGGTCTGGCAAGTATGAAATGGGTTATTTCAGCGGCAAGAAAATATAAAGAATGCTACGTTTTTGACCAGAAAGATACCAAAGATTTTATTTACGGACAGCTGGCTTTTTTTGAAAACGGAAAAGTACCTCAGGGATTTGTCAGTCTTGATAAGAAATTGACTGCACAACCTGATTTTGAAAAGGAATTGCTGGGACTTCTCACTTTAAAACGGGATAACCTGAGCAATTATAATGATTACTGGATTGAATTTGAAAAACGGTTTACCCGCATCAATCTGTTGTTGCCTTATCGTCCTTTTTTCAAAGAATATTATAAAGAAGGTTTCCGTGAACTCCTGAAGGACAACGTACAGCATGTAGAGATCAGATATGTCTTTGATGAATTGTATGATTTTCAGCACGGGAAATATCCTCTCACGAAAACTGTTACTGATCTGCAGGACATTGTGAAAGAGATACGTACATCTGATCCACAGTTTAGCTTAAAATTAATCTATTCAAGCTTTAAATTTTTAGATCCCGAAAGCATTGAAAAACAGCTGGAAACTGCATTTGCATTGAAAAAAGAATTCCCGGATATGATTTCAGGATTTGATCTTGTGGCAGATGAGGCTGCAGGGCACAGTATCAATTCTTTTCAGAAAAACTGGAACAAGCTGAATGAGCTGGCCGGGAAATATGGGGTGAATATGCCACTTTTCCTGCACGCCGGAGAAACTACTTCCGTCTTTAACAAAAATATTCTGGATGTTTCATTGCTGGATAACAAAAGAATTGGCCATGGTCTTAACCTGATTTATTTTCCGGAATCCATGAAATTGGTCAAAAAACAGGACAAATTGGTGGAAGTAAGCCCCATCAGTAATCAGATTTTAGGTTATGTAAGCGATATGAGAAATCATCCGGCGAGAGTTTTGCTAAGCCACGGAATTCAGTGTTCCATTAATAGTGATGATCCGAGTGTGTACGGCTATGAAGGGCTTAGTTATGATTTCTGGACCGCATTTGCATATTGGGAACTTGATGTAAAAGCGCTGAAAAAGCTTGTTTTTAATTCAATTAATTATTCTTCATTGAACAACAAAGAAAAGGAAACTGCAATCGCCCATCTGAATACACAATGGAATGATTTTGTTCAGAAAGCAAATTCACAACTAAAATAA
- a CDS encoding TonB-dependent receptor plug domain-containing protein: MDKQLSTGMFSSGNSTIFDFVNEDQHTSGAVNILDWLQGRAAGLTFQRNSSGVNVPSIRGQQAKLYLDEMPTDADMIANIPVNNIAMVKILKGAGLVGNAVAVYTMKGNMKSKSKETQTQKNNSAVIKGYDKPSDFPIGMIDDDAKIEKDTRETLYWNPNLFDSDYVPPRIKFFNNDIGKQYRVLIISFDEDDHLLYDQQILK, from the coding sequence TTGGATAAGCAGCTATCTACGGGCATGTTCAGCTCCGGAAATTCTACGATATTTGATTTTGTCAATGAGGATCAGCATACGTCAGGAGCTGTGAATATTTTAGACTGGCTTCAGGGAAGAGCGGCCGGTTTAACGTTCCAGAGAAACAGTTCAGGGGTAAATGTACCTTCTATACGTGGGCAACAAGCTAAATTGTATCTGGATGAAATGCCTACAGACGCAGATATGATTGCCAATATCCCGGTAAACAATATTGCCATGGTAAAGATTCTTAAAGGAGCCGGATTGGTAGGTAACGCCGTAGCAGTCTATACCATGAAGGGGAATATGAAATCCAAGAGCAAAGAAACACAAACGCAAAAGAACAACTCAGCGGTCATAAAAGGCTATGATAAACCCTCGGATTTCCCGATTGGAATGATAGATGATGACGCGAAAATTGAAAAAGATACCCGCGAAACACTGTACTGGAATCCTAATTTGTTTGACAGCGATTACGTTCCGCCAAGAATCAAATTTTTCAACAACGACATTGGTAAACAATATAGGGTGCTGATCATCAGCTTTGATGAAGATGACCATCTTCTTTATGACCAGCAAATACTGAAATAA
- a CDS encoding PhzF family phenazine biosynthesis protein, translated as MKLELYQIDAFTDKVFHGNPACVVPLKNWLPDETLLQIAKENAVAETAFFINNGDTIHLRWFTPEIEMDLCGHATLATAHCLASILNYPNNRIVFETKSGELTIDVKDGFYYMDFPSRMPETSTLPDEISRSLTVQPKEVFKSRDYVLVYESEKDIKNIKVDQSILDLINLDPGGVVVTAAGSDSDFVSRYFTPQSSILEDPVTGSAHCSLIPFWSARLGKNTLFARQLSERGGELFCENKNERVIVAGKARTYSTGHLWID; from the coding sequence ATGAAGTTAGAATTATATCAGATAGATGCCTTTACAGACAAGGTCTTCCATGGAAACCCTGCGTGTGTTGTTCCTTTAAAAAATTGGTTACCCGATGAAACCCTCTTACAAATAGCCAAGGAAAATGCCGTAGCAGAAACAGCTTTCTTTATTAATAATGGTGATACTATTCATTTGAGATGGTTTACTCCTGAAATCGAAATGGATCTATGCGGGCATGCTACTCTTGCTACGGCTCATTGCCTGGCCTCCATCTTAAATTATCCGAACAACAGAATCGTTTTTGAAACCAAAAGCGGCGAATTAACGATTGATGTGAAAGACGGATTTTATTATATGGACTTCCCGTCAAGAATGCCTGAAACATCCACTCTTCCTGATGAGATAAGCCGATCTCTTACTGTACAGCCTAAGGAAGTATTCAAATCGAGAGACTATGTTCTGGTATATGAATCTGAGAAAGATATAAAAAATATAAAAGTTGACCAATCCATTCTGGACCTTATCAATCTGGATCCGGGAGGTGTTGTGGTGACCGCAGCAGGCAGTGACAGTGATTTTGTTTCAAGATATTTCACACCGCAGTCATCGATCCTTGAAGATCCTGTAACGGGCTCTGCGCACTGCTCACTCATTCCGTTCTGGTCAGCAAGATTAGGAAAAAACACGCTTTTTGCCAGACAGCTATCAGAAAGAGGCGGTGAACTCTTCTGTGAAAACAAAAATGAAAGAGTAATTGTAGCGGGTAAAGCCAGAACATACTCTACAGGACATTTATGGATAGACTAA
- a CDS encoding ergothioneine biosynthesis protein EgtB, whose protein sequence is MPHTRRLKKFSEIRNHSVEICRSLEIEDYVVQPVVDVSPPKWHLGHTTWFFETFILQPNFPDYEVFDPQYNFVFNSYYETIGARVIRTDRGNLSRPSVSDVFKYREYVDRKMTEFLQNGYLTESLEPLLELGLNHEQQHQELLLTDIKYILGHNPLFPAYKKENTVQKQQTETSEMLHFSAGIYEIGFKGEGFCFDNELGRHKVYLDDFTICNQLVTNREYLEFIEDGGYEDFRYWHAEGWDWVRQNNAKSPLYWYFIDGKWMNYTLNGLQEVDLEEAVCHINFFEASAFASWKGKRLPTEAEWEVASESFDWGKRWEWTHSAYLPYPGFKKEAGAVGEYNGKFMVNQMVLRGSSVATPAGHSRNTYRNFFQTHLKWQFTGIRLAQ, encoded by the coding sequence ATGCCTCATACCCGCCGGTTGAAGAAATTTTCGGAAATCCGGAATCATTCCGTTGAGATCTGCCGCTCTTTGGAAATAGAAGATTATGTCGTTCAGCCCGTCGTTGATGTAAGCCCTCCAAAATGGCATTTAGGCCACACAACGTGGTTTTTTGAAACATTTATTTTACAGCCCAATTTTCCGGATTACGAAGTTTTTGATCCTCAGTACAACTTTGTGTTCAACAGTTATTATGAAACCATAGGAGCCCGCGTTATCCGTACTGATAGGGGCAATCTGAGCCGCCCTTCCGTTTCAGATGTATTTAAATACCGAGAATATGTGGATCGGAAGATGACCGAATTTCTTCAGAATGGCTATCTTACAGAATCCTTGGAGCCATTACTGGAATTAGGGTTAAACCACGAACAGCAGCATCAGGAATTGTTACTGACAGACATTAAATATATTTTAGGACACAATCCGTTATTTCCTGCCTATAAAAAGGAAAATACTGTACAAAAACAACAAACCGAAACCTCAGAAATGCTTCATTTTTCCGCAGGAATTTATGAAATTGGTTTTAAGGGTGAAGGTTTTTGCTTTGATAACGAACTGGGAAGACATAAAGTGTATCTGGATGATTTTACAATCTGCAATCAGTTAGTGACCAACAGGGAATATCTCGAATTTATCGAAGACGGTGGTTATGAAGACTTTAGGTACTGGCATGCCGAAGGATGGGACTGGGTGCGGCAAAATAACGCAAAATCTCCTTTATACTGGTACTTTATCGATGGTAAATGGATGAATTATACGCTCAACGGGTTACAGGAAGTCGATTTAGAAGAAGCAGTCTGCCATATCAATTTTTTCGAAGCTTCTGCTTTTGCTTCGTGGAAAGGAAAACGTCTCCCAACCGAAGCCGAATGGGAAGTGGCATCAGAATCTTTCGACTGGGGAAAAAGATGGGAGTGGACTCATTCTGCCTATCTTCCGTATCCCGGATTTAAAAAAGAAGCCGGCGCTGTCGGAGAATATAACGGGAAATTTATGGTAAATCAAATGGTATTGCGCGGTTCTTCGGTAGCCACACCTGCCGGACACAGCAGAAACACCTATCGGAATTTTTTCCAGACCCACCTCAAGTGGCAGTTTACAGGAATCAGACTTGCACAATAA
- a CDS encoding ABC transporter ATP-binding protein, which yields MITVESVSKSFNGKKAVDAISFQADAREVLVLLGTSGCGKTTTLKMINRLIEADSGSILINGRNIRSQKVEDVRMGIGFVMQHSGLFPHYTIQRNIAVVPDLLKWNRKKTVERTLELLHKLHLSEELLSRFPHELSGGQQQRVGIARALIADSPVLLMDEPFGALDTITKADIHAEFKSLEELKSKTIILVTHDVQEAFDLGHKICLMDKGKIIQTGTPKEMLYYPENDFVKNFFAKNKLLLEYKVASLKDVKLLMEGSRLYDDLGLSENTAVWDALQRLSADISLSADYENLVKAFNEYRKFQTV from the coding sequence ATGATTACAGTTGAATCAGTTTCAAAAAGTTTTAACGGAAAAAAAGCAGTCGATGCCATTTCCTTCCAGGCGGACGCCAGGGAAGTTTTGGTGCTGCTGGGAACGAGCGGTTGCGGAAAGACAACCACATTGAAAATGATAAACCGCCTGATTGAAGCTGATTCCGGGAGTATTTTGATCAACGGCAGGAATATTCGGTCGCAGAAAGTGGAAGACGTACGGATGGGGATTGGTTTTGTGATGCAGCATTCCGGATTGTTTCCTCATTATACCATTCAACGGAATATTGCGGTTGTTCCTGACCTGTTGAAGTGGAACAGGAAAAAGACAGTCGAAAGAACTCTGGAGCTATTACACAAGCTTCATCTTTCGGAAGAACTGCTTTCCAGGTTTCCCCATGAATTAAGCGGTGGACAGCAACAACGAGTAGGAATTGCACGCGCCCTGATTGCAGATTCACCCGTTTTACTGATGGATGAACCGTTCGGAGCGTTGGATACTATCACCAAAGCCGATATTCATGCAGAATTCAAATCACTGGAAGAACTTAAAAGTAAAACCATTATTCTCGTTACTCATGACGTTCAGGAAGCATTTGACTTAGGTCATAAGATTTGCCTGATGGATAAGGGAAAAATTATTCAGACCGGAACTCCAAAAGAAATGTTATACTATCCTGAAAATGATTTTGTTAAAAATTTTTTTGCTAAAAACAAGCTTTTACTGGAGTATAAAGTAGCCAGCCTGAAAGATGTGAAACTGCTAATGGAGGGCAGTCGCTTATATGACGACCTTGGGCTTTCAGAAAATACTGCGGTCTGGGATGCTCTGCAACGATTGAGTGCAGATATTTCGCTTTCCGCAGACTATGAAAATCTGGTTAAAGCTTTTAATGAATACCGAAAATTTCAGACCGTATGA
- a CDS encoding GNAT family N-acetyltransferase produces MKNTIPEIQLRSTTIADLPILFRFQLDPEANHLAAFTSKDSANQEAYLAKYTKLLADPTVNNQTIIVDTVIAGSIAKFMMEGDAEITYWIDKSFWGKGIATKALEKLLAMETVRPIFGRVAFDNLGSQKVLENCGFVKIGTDKGFANARQAEIEEFIYRLDH; encoded by the coding sequence ATGAAAAATACAATTCCTGAAATACAACTCAGATCCACTACAATTGCAGATCTACCCATTTTATTCCGGTTTCAGCTTGATCCTGAAGCAAACCATCTGGCAGCATTTACCTCAAAAGATTCTGCCAATCAGGAAGCTTATCTTGCTAAATATACCAAACTGCTGGCTGATCCCACAGTCAACAATCAAACCATTATAGTCGATACAGTGATCGCAGGAAGTATTGCCAAGTTTATGATGGAGGGTGATGCAGAGATCACATACTGGATTGATAAGAGTTTCTGGGGGAAAGGGATCGCTACGAAAGCATTAGAAAAACTACTTGCTATGGAAACAGTCAGACCTATATTCGGGCGTGTTGCTTTTGATAACCTTGGCTCACAGAAAGTTTTGGAAAACTGTGGATTTGTAAAAATAGGGACTGACAAAGGATTTGCCAACGCCAGGCAAGCGGAGATTGAGGAATTTATTTACAGACTTGATCATTAA
- a CDS encoding Crp/Fnr family transcriptional regulator, producing the protein MFQNIIKNISRFVTLTPEEENIYEGLLTLQKYPKKTHLLREGEVCQFEGFIKQGCVRTYYLDENGFEVTLLFAVEDWWITDIDSFNNKTPSKIFIEALEDTEIYMLNPETKEELMQKVPKFERAFRLMMQRYVVTLQNRLVNTISQPATDRYLEFIRVYPTIPQRVAQYYIASYLGVSKEFVSTIRKRLADKEKQK; encoded by the coding sequence ATGTTTCAAAATATTATCAAAAACATCTCACGATTTGTTACCCTAACTCCTGAAGAGGAAAATATATATGAAGGTTTGCTGACCCTTCAGAAGTACCCGAAGAAAACACACCTTCTGCGCGAAGGGGAGGTTTGTCAGTTCGAAGGGTTTATAAAGCAGGGCTGCGTTCGAACGTATTATCTTGATGAAAACGGTTTTGAAGTTACCCTTCTGTTTGCTGTTGAAGACTGGTGGATTACCGATATTGATTCTTTTAATAATAAAACGCCCTCAAAGATTTTTATAGAAGCCCTGGAAGACACCGAAATTTATATGTTGAATCCGGAAACTAAAGAAGAACTCATGCAGAAGGTTCCGAAGTTTGAAAGAGCGTTCCGGCTGATGATGCAGCGGTATGTGGTGACGCTTCAAAACCGGCTGGTTAACACCATTTCTCAACCCGCTACAGACCGTTATCTGGAATTTATCAGGGTGTATCCTACAATCCCGCAGCGAGTAGCACAGTATTATATTGCATCATACCTTGGTGTTTCAAAGGAGTTTGTAAGCACCATTAGGAAACGTTTAGCGGATAAAGAGAAACAAAAATAA